One Pullulanibacillus sp. KACC 23026 DNA segment encodes these proteins:
- a CDS encoding saccharopine dehydrogenase family protein, whose protein sequence is MGKALIIGCGGVASVAIHKCVQNSEVFEEICIASRTKSKCDDLKAKLDGGKTKITTAQVDANNVDELIALIEEVKPDIVMNLALPYQDLTIMDACLATKTNYMDTANYEPEDTAKFEYKWQWDYRERFEKAGITALLGSGFDPGVTGVFSAYALKHHFDEIEYIDILDCNAGDHGYPFATNFNPEINIREVTAKGSYWENGEWVETEPMEIKRVYNFPEIGEKDMYLLHHEEIESLAVNIPGVKRIRFFMTFGQSYLTHLKALENVGMTSIEPIEFEGKQIIPLQFLKAVLPDPSSLGPRTKGKTNIGCIFKGKKDGKDKTYYVYNVCDHEACYKEVGSQAVAYTTGVPAMIGAMMLMTGTWNKPGVYNIEEFNPDPFMEALNKWGLPWKESFNPELVDNEPIKEAELAR, encoded by the coding sequence ATGGGTAAAGCACTTATAATCGGTTGTGGTGGTGTGGCCTCTGTTGCCATTCATAAATGTGTTCAAAATAGTGAGGTATTTGAGGAAATTTGCATCGCCAGCCGTACGAAATCAAAATGTGACGATTTGAAAGCAAAATTAGATGGCGGAAAAACGAAGATTACGACAGCTCAAGTCGATGCCAACAATGTCGATGAACTTATCGCTTTAATTGAAGAAGTCAAGCCGGACATTGTGATGAATCTTGCGTTGCCTTATCAAGATTTAACGATCATGGACGCTTGTCTTGCTACCAAAACCAATTACATGGATACTGCCAATTACGAGCCTGAAGATACGGCGAAATTTGAATATAAATGGCAATGGGATTACCGTGAGCGCTTCGAAAAAGCTGGGATTACTGCTCTTTTAGGAAGCGGCTTTGATCCTGGTGTAACGGGTGTCTTCTCTGCTTATGCCTTAAAGCATCATTTTGATGAGATTGAGTACATTGATATTCTCGATTGTAATGCTGGAGACCATGGTTACCCATTTGCAACGAACTTCAATCCAGAAATCAATATTCGCGAAGTAACCGCTAAAGGCAGTTATTGGGAAAACGGTGAATGGGTAGAAACAGAGCCAATGGAAATCAAACGTGTCTACAACTTCCCTGAAATTGGTGAAAAAGACATGTATCTATTGCACCATGAAGAGATTGAATCTCTTGCCGTTAACATTCCTGGTGTGAAACGCATTCGTTTCTTCATGACATTTGGTCAAAGCTATTTGACTCACCTTAAAGCATTAGAAAATGTCGGCATGACGTCTATTGAACCAATCGAATTTGAAGGCAAACAAATCATCCCGCTTCAATTCTTGAAAGCCGTCTTACCGGACCCATCTTCTCTTGGTCCTCGCACTAAAGGAAAAACGAATATTGGCTGCATTTTCAAAGGTAAAAAGGATGGGAAAGATAAGACCTATTACGTTTATAATGTATGTGATCATGAAGCATGCTATAAAGAAGTTGGATCTCAAGCCGTTGCGTACACAACTGGCGTTCCAGCAATGATTGGTGCCATGATGCTTATGACAGGGACTTGGAATAAGCCTGGCGTTTATAACATTGAGGAATTTAATCCGGATCCATTCATGGAGGCTTTGAATAAGTGGGGTCTCCCATGGAAAGAGAGCTTTAATCCCGAGCTTGTTGACAACGAGCCGATTAAAGAAGCGGAGCTCGCCCGATAA